In Tursiops truncatus isolate mTurTru1 chromosome X, mTurTru1.mat.Y, whole genome shotgun sequence, the following proteins share a genomic window:
- the LOC101318554 gene encoding reactive oxygen species modulator 1, with translation MPVAVGPYGQSQPSCFDRVKMGFVMGCAVGMAAGALFGTFSCLRIRMRGRELMGGIGKTMMQSGGTFGTFMAIGMGIWC, from the coding sequence ATGCCGGTGGCCGTGGGCCCCTATGGACAGTCACAGCCAAGCTGCTTCGACCGCGTGAAGATGGGCTTTGTGATGGGTTGTGCCGTGGGCATGGCAGCCGGGGCGCTCTTCGGCACCTTTTCCTGTCTCAGGATCAGAATGCGGGGTCGGGAGCTGATGGGCGGCATCGGGAAAACCATGATGCAGAGTGGCGGCACCTTTGGCACATTCATGGCCATTGGGATGGGCATCTGGTGCTAA
- the RPS4X gene encoding small ribosomal subunit protein eS4, X isoform, translating into MARGPKKHLKRVAAPKHWMLDKLTGVFAPRPSTGPHKLRECLPLIIFLRNRLKYALTGDEVKKICMQRFIKIDGKVRTDITYPAGFMDVISIDKTGENFRLIYDTKGRFAVHRITPEEAKYKLCKVRKIFVGTKGIPHLVTHDARTIRYPDPLIKVNDTIQIDLETGKITDFIKFDTGNLCMVTGGANLGRIGVITNRERHPGSFDVVHVKDANGNSFATRLSNIFVIGKGNKPWISLPRGKGIRLTIAEERDKRLAAKQSSG; encoded by the exons ATG GCTCGTGGTCCCAAGAAGCACCTGAAGCGCGTAGCAGCTCCAAAGCATTGGATGCTGGATAAACTGACTGGTGTGTTT GCTCCTCGTCCATCTACCGGTCCTCACAAGCTGAGGGAATGTCTCCCCCTAATTATTTTCCTAAGGAACAGACTTAAATATGCCCTAACAGGAGATGAAGTAAAGAAGATCTGCATGCAGCGTTTCATTAAGATTGATGGCAAGGTCCGCACCGATATAACCTACCCTGCTGGTTTTATGG ATGTCATCAGCATTGACAAGACTGGAGAGAATTTTCGTCTGATCTATGACACCAAGGGTCGCTTTGCTGTTCATCGTATTACACCTGAGGAGGCCAAG TATAAGTTATGCAAAGTGAGAAAGATCTTTGTGGGGACAAAAGGAATCCCTCATCTGGTGACCCATGATGCTCGCACCATCCGCTACCCTGATCCCCTCATCAAGGTGAATGACACCATTCAGATTGATTTGGAGACTGGCAAGATTACTGATTTCATCAAATTTGACACTG GTAACCTGTGCATGGTGACTGGAGGTGCTAACCTGGGAAGAATTGGTGTGATCACTAACCGGGAGAGACATCCTGGTTCTTTTGATGTAGTTCATGTGAAAGATGCCAACGGCAATAGCTTTGCCACCCGGCTCTCCAACATTTTCGTTATTGGCAAA GGCAACAAACCATGGATCTCTCTTCCTCGTGGAAAGGGTATCCGCCTTACCATTGCTGAGGAGAGAGACAAGAGACTGGCAGCCAAACAGAGCAGTGGATAA